A genome region from Desulfobulbaceae bacterium includes the following:
- a CDS encoding DUF3192 domain-containing protein — MKKLDPHFLYRATMKKINLLTIVCLSILLNGCGVMYQNIADTNKENISNLAVGMSIIDALTLFKSPYLDEKNPVVEVETYTNFFGQKIDVLMNYTYRIADGKITDDELTPIVFKNESYIGYGHEFYNKLKDDNARLVDVNAEMLKRERDRELKLEQEKKDRELKLEQEKRERERKIEEEKNRLVLQGLNIDLLEVDKPFICNNEPACKKAFTLTQIFISEQAGMKIQLATDAIIETYGSKENISMKAIKMPSNDNH; from the coding sequence GTGAAAAAGTTAGATCCCCACTTCCTTTATAGGGCAACGATGAAAAAAATAAATTTATTAACTATTGTTTGTCTTTCTATTTTATTAAATGGTTGCGGTGTAATGTATCAAAACATTGCAGATACAAACAAAGAAAACATTTCTAATCTTGCAGTTGGAATGTCAATAATAGATGCATTGACATTGTTCAAAAGCCCCTATCTTGACGAGAAGAATCCAGTCGTCGAAGTAGAAACGTATACAAATTTCTTTGGGCAAAAAATTGATGTTTTGATGAATTATACATACCGCATAGCTGATGGGAAGATTACGGATGATGAATTGACGCCAATTGTTTTTAAAAATGAAAGTTACATTGGATATGGGCATGAGTTTTATAATAAGCTTAAAGATGATAACGCAAGGCTAGTAGATGTCAACGCAGAGATGTTAAAGAGAGAAAGGGATAGAGAGCTAAAGCTTGAACAAGAGAAGAAGGATAGAGAGCTAAAGCTTGAACAAGAGAAGAGGGAGAGGGAGCGAAAGATCGAGGAAGAGAAAAATCGACTTGTTCTGCAAGGACTAAATATTGATTTGCTGGAAGTAGATAAGCCTTTCATTTGTAATAATGAACCAGCTTGCAAAAAAGCATTCACACTGACCCAAATATTTATAAGTGAACAGGCTGGGATGAAAATACAATTAGCAACTGATGCTATTATTGAAACTTACGGTTCAAAAGAAAACATATCCATGAAGGCAATTAAGATGCCCAGTAATGATAATCATG
- a CDS encoding putative addiction module antidote protein codes for MAHATEYQKDLIEALKDPTEAAAYLNAALEEGDRETFLLALRNVAEANGGMAAVADKANLNRESLYRTLSRRGNPEIRTLFNLLHGVGLRLNITPEQAPI; via the coding sequence ATGGCACATGCAACCGAGTACCAAAAAGACCTGATAGAGGCATTGAAAGACCCAACAGAAGCGGCGGCATATCTGAATGCAGCACTTGAAGAGGGGGACAGGGAAACCTTTCTCCTGGCGTTACGCAACGTTGCCGAGGCCAATGGTGGGATGGCTGCGGTAGCGGATAAGGCCAATCTCAATCGTGAAAGCCTGTATCGCACCTTATCACGTCGAGGAAACCCTGAAATCCGCACACTGTTCAACCTATTGCATGGAGTAGGCTTACGTCTAAATATAACTCCAGAACAAGCACCTATTTGA
- a CDS encoding type II toxin-antitoxin system RelE/ParE family toxin → MQVFPYEIDYYKTEDGAVPFREWLGALRDVNGRAKIRVRLDRARLGNLGDHKHLAAGIWELRLDCGPGYRVYFAKEDNRLILLLIGGDKNTQKRDIAQATDYLQDHRRRH, encoded by the coding sequence ATGCAGGTATTTCCATACGAGATTGACTATTACAAAACAGAAGATGGGGCAGTACCGTTCCGGGAATGGCTTGGAGCCTTACGGGATGTAAATGGTCGGGCAAAAATACGTGTCAGGCTTGATCGTGCCCGTCTGGGTAATCTTGGCGACCACAAACATCTTGCTGCCGGCATATGGGAACTGCGGCTCGACTGTGGGCCAGGATATCGTGTCTATTTTGCCAAAGAAGATAACCGGCTTATCCTGCTTCTCATTGGCGGCGACAAAAACACACAGAAACGAGACATCGCCCAAGCCACAGACTACTTGCAAGACCACCGGAGGAGGCACTAG